The following coding sequences are from one Candidatus Cloacimonadota bacterium window:
- a CDS encoding transcription elongation factor GreA → MDLSILITPAGMEAIQRRIQTLMGERPEVVKAIVIAREFGDLSENAEYKAAREKQRQIDGEIDHLRRRCAHLKVIDIDAIPKDKVRFGCVCHTRDNGSGEEITFQIVGVDELNFHDREGIQPVSVLSPIGQALLGKQAGEIAVVKAPMGDRALKILKIS, encoded by the coding sequence ATGGATTTGAGCATACTGATCACCCCCGCGGGCATGGAAGCCATCCAGCGCCGCATCCAAACGCTGATGGGCGAACGCCCGGAAGTGGTGAAGGCGATCGTGATCGCCAGGGAATTCGGCGATCTGAGCGAAAACGCTGAATACAAGGCGGCAAGGGAAAAACAGCGCCAGATCGACGGCGAGATCGACCACCTGCGCCGGCGCTGCGCGCACCTGAAAGTGATCGACATCGACGCCATCCCCAAGGACAAGGTGCGCTTCGGCTGCGTCTGCCACACCCGCGACAACGGCAGCGGCGAGGAGATCACCTTCCAGATCGTGGGCGTGGACGAGCTCAATTTCCACGACCGGGAAGGCATCCAGCCGGTTTCGGTGCTTTCGCCGATCGGCCAAGCGCTGCTGGGCAAGCAGGCTGGCGAAATTGCCGTGGTGAAAGCCCCGATGGGCGACCGGGCCCTAAAGATCCTGAAAATATCCTGA
- a CDS encoding aminopeptidase, translated as MKAKKETTKNALIYERKNFWKEAPAAQIKAALAFAGPYKDFLNKAKTERETVLWTEALLKAHKFQPISAAKAGKRVYSIFRGKTIAMAVIGSEPVGNGVNMVAAHVDAPRVDLKQNPLYEDKNSDMACMRTHYYGGIKKYQWVSTPLALHGIIVKADGSLLKVSLGEAEDEPVFIIPDLLPHLARKEQYTKNLAEAIDASKMNLIFSGMQEPNGEEKEALKAYALKLLNQKYGISERDFISAELQLVPATPARDAGLDASMVVGYGQDDRICAYAGLQAMLANLDAKPKRTMVVYFSDKEEVGSQGNTGAHSVFIQDFVASLLRHNGEKDSSSNLRQTFMNSMILSGDVTAAVDPNYPNVHERQNAVLFNHGIGISKFTGSGGKYSCNDANAEFTAKVIRIFAEAGVFWQMGELGKVDEGGGGTIAYILANLGAEVIDCGTGLMGMHSLYELCSKADLWSTYAGYKAFLTAK; from the coding sequence ATGAAAGCAAAGAAAGAGACAACCAAAAACGCCCTGATCTATGAGCGGAAGAACTTCTGGAAAGAGGCTCCCGCCGCGCAGATCAAAGCGGCCCTGGCCTTCGCCGGACCCTACAAGGATTTTCTGAACAAAGCCAAAACCGAGCGCGAAACCGTGCTCTGGACGGAAGCGCTGCTCAAGGCGCACAAATTCCAGCCGATATCCGCCGCCAAGGCCGGGAAACGCGTCTATTCCATCTTCCGCGGCAAGACCATCGCCATGGCCGTGATCGGCAGCGAGCCCGTGGGCAACGGCGTGAACATGGTGGCCGCGCACGTGGACGCCCCCAGGGTGGACCTCAAGCAAAACCCTCTCTACGAGGATAAAAACAGCGACATGGCCTGCATGCGCACCCACTACTACGGCGGGATCAAGAAATACCAGTGGGTTTCCACCCCGCTGGCGCTGCACGGCATCATCGTGAAGGCCGACGGCTCCCTGCTGAAAGTAAGCCTGGGCGAGGCAGAGGACGAACCGGTCTTCATCATCCCGGACCTGCTGCCCCATCTGGCCCGCAAGGAGCAGTACACGAAGAATCTCGCCGAAGCGATCGACGCCTCGAAGATGAACCTGATCTTCAGCGGCATGCAGGAACCGAACGGCGAGGAAAAGGAAGCCCTCAAAGCCTACGCGCTGAAGCTTTTGAACCAGAAATACGGGATCAGCGAGCGGGACTTCATCTCCGCCGAACTGCAGCTAGTGCCAGCCACTCCCGCCCGGGACGCGGGCTTGGACGCTTCGATGGTGGTGGGCTACGGCCAGGACGACCGCATCTGCGCCTACGCCGGCCTGCAGGCCATGCTGGCCAATCTGGACGCCAAACCCAAACGCACCATGGTGGTTTATTTTTCGGACAAGGAAGAGGTGGGCAGCCAGGGCAACACCGGCGCCCATTCCGTCTTCATCCAGGATTTCGTGGCCTCCCTGCTGCGGCACAACGGCGAAAAGGACAGCAGCTCGAACCTGCGCCAGACCTTCATGAACTCCATGATCCTCTCCGGCGACGTCACCGCGGCCGTGGACCCCAACTATCCGAACGTGCACGAGCGCCAGAACGCCGTGCTCTTCAACCACGGCATCGGCATCTCCAAATTCACCGGCAGCGGCGGCAAATACAGCTGCAACGACGCCAACGCGGAATTCACCGCCAAGGTGATCCGCATCTTCGCGGAAGCCGGGGTTTTCTGGCAGATGGGCGAGCTGGGCAAGGTGGATGAAGGCGGCGGCGGCACCATCGCCTACATTCTGGCAAACCTGGGCGCGGAAGTGATCGACTGCGGCACCGGCCTGATGGGCATGCACTCGCTCTACGAGCTGTGCAGCAAGGCCGACCTCTGGTCCACCTACGCCGGATACAAAGCTTTTTTGACAGCGAAATAA
- a CDS encoding tetratricopeptide repeat protein, which translates to MRKMLFALLIVMLALSACVSNKTYKAQQAKVQILEARQNNQDAELEMARKDIINNREKLDQLVIRVNGVDEQLLVLEPMQDEIVTSATALVNLQGEVAAINTQLNEAIAANAKLEQKLTALTTDTNDTFDAYSDYLKQMKDSQTGFATKAEVAQLAEESTQLAQVLDDLTTEVESIALYLDEQDAILEQLGEFAEDQATFNQNIALENESLMDFQATQTALNEEQARLNADQLALVDGQHKSAAQEKEELWTEITRIRGELTTSQEELYTIRQALSSDVDELKQNDAEVLTEMSDLRDRVYTVNSDLTSLTTDLQAVIVKERAAAEKRRLEALRKQYKAALTEYNKRRHENSIVLFEEFLKANPDCELSPNAYYWIGENYYSAGNFPKALRQFQEVVDRYPGHAKAWDAQLKIGLTYFQMKDYESTYNELMVIKNYNPAYPQMKIVDKYLKKI; encoded by the coding sequence ATGAGAAAAATGTTATTCGCGCTGCTGATCGTGATGCTGGCCTTGTCAGCCTGCGTAAGCAACAAGACCTACAAGGCGCAACAAGCCAAGGTCCAGATTCTGGAGGCCCGGCAGAACAATCAGGATGCCGAACTGGAAATGGCGCGTAAAGACATCATCAACAACCGGGAGAAGCTGGACCAACTGGTCATCCGGGTCAACGGCGTGGACGAGCAACTGCTGGTGCTGGAGCCGATGCAGGACGAGATCGTGACTTCGGCCACGGCCCTGGTGAACCTGCAGGGTGAGGTGGCAGCCATCAACACCCAGCTGAATGAGGCCATCGCGGCCAACGCCAAGCTGGAGCAAAAGCTCACCGCTCTCACCACCGATACCAACGACACCTTCGACGCCTATTCGGATTACCTGAAACAGATGAAGGACTCCCAAACCGGATTCGCCACCAAAGCCGAAGTTGCGCAGTTGGCCGAGGAAAGCACCCAACTGGCCCAGGTTTTGGATGACCTGACCACCGAAGTGGAATCCATCGCCCTCTATCTGGACGAACAGGACGCCATCCTGGAACAACTGGGAGAATTTGCCGAGGACCAGGCCACCTTCAACCAGAACATCGCCCTCGAGAACGAATCCCTGATGGACTTCCAGGCCACCCAGACCGCCCTGAACGAAGAACAGGCCAGGCTCAACGCCGATCAGCTCGCCCTGGTGGACGGCCAGCACAAGAGCGCTGCCCAGGAAAAGGAAGAGCTCTGGACCGAGATCACCCGCATCCGCGGCGAACTCACCACTTCCCAGGAAGAGCTCTACACCATCCGCCAGGCCCTGAGTTCCGACGTGGACGAACTGAAGCAGAACGACGCGGAAGTGCTGACCGAAATGAGCGATCTGCGCGACCGGGTTTACACCGTGAACAGCGACCTCACCAGCCTCACCACGGACCTGCAGGCAGTGATCGTGAAAGAGCGGGCCGCGGCTGAAAAACGCCGTCTGGAAGCCCTCAGAAAGCAGTACAAGGCCGCCCTCACAGAATACAACAAACGCCGGCACGAAAACTCCATCGTGCTGTTCGAGGAGTTCCTGAAAGCAAATCCGGATTGCGAACTCAGCCCCAACGCCTACTACTGGATCGGCGAGAACTATTACAGCGCCGGCAATTTCCCCAAAGCGCTGCGCCAGTTCCAGGAAGTGGTTGACCGCTACCCGGGCCACGCCAAAGCTTGGGACGCCCAGCTGAAGATCGGTCTCACCTATTTTCAGATGAAAGATTACGAATCCACCTACAACGAACTGATGGTGATCAAGAATTACAATCCTGCCTACCCTCAGATGAAGATCGTGGACAAGTATCTGAAGAAGATCTGA